TATCTTAACAAATTGCTTTCCGGTGATAAGTTTAAGAGGTTGCATTAAAGATAAACTCATTGTCtaaacattcatttacatcAATTCACCTCGGTGCTTATTTCTCCAGTGAAGTCATTAGTCAATTAGTTTTAGCCTCTAAAAGGAGAACGCTGTATTCTgttagaaagagaaagggaggaaataagagagagagagagagagagagagagagagagagagagagagagagagagagagagagagagagaatgaaagtgaaaaatgGCCCTCTAGGCCTGTCCtggtgagggagtgagagagaacagTGCCTTGAGCAGTCAAACACTGGCTGTAAACATCAGCCCAGTAAATATTCAATTTAAAGGATTTTCAGATAAGAGAGTCTGAAAAATTGAGGCAGTGGCCATTCTTCTAGATAAGAAAAGACTGCACCATCTGGAAGGAGGAAGATAGCGAACTTCCACACTATCCCAGAGCCCTCAGTCCCAGCCactaaagaaagagagggagagacagcgagcacagagagggaaagagagagagagagagagagagagagagagacaaaaaagtgTACTTACTGTTATCAGAGGGTCACCTGAATTTATTTTCATCCGTGGAAAGGCCATGGAAAGATTGGCTCTGcaaacattaaatacaaaagaatcGCTCATAGGTATGactcttcttcgtcttcttcttcttctttttcttcttcttcttcttcttcttcttcttcttcttcttcttcttcttcttcttcttcttcttcttctttcacacCTCACACATGACTTTACAGTCACAACCATCAAAGCTTCTTGAAAATGTTTCATGTTGTCTGAGTCCTTTTATAATATCTTCAATGCCATACAGCTCACACAAAACCATCTCATAACAGGAGGgcatgtataaaaacaaaataaaatttgaaagtttaaaattaaaatattattaatctCTAAAATCTtcccctaatgatcaagcctgaggtgacggtgatgaggaaaaacttcctgagaaaCATCGAGAGGAACCAAACTACTCATTTTGATGAAACTgtacaggaaataatgtaaatgtaaataattttctttgtacaacagtttgtagtcgagtggaattgtgtaaccaagatctaattacagacttaacactaattccttcctgcagaagtcttcaaatgttcaccgatgaagacctgagcacaaagctgactgacGCAACAGTGGTTCAAAGACGGAGTGACAGACGTCCCCATACACAGCAATCCCATTAGTGTTGTATAGTAAGAACATTTGGGTGCAAAATTTATAGGACAAATGTTAGGACGCAATAAATTAATGCTTGTTTTTAGAACAATACCTTAATTTTCATGAACAACAAATATGGCACGgtaaacaaataatttatttaaagtatttgTTTTGATAAGTTTGCATCTAAATGTCATGTGTAAATAGTTTATACTCAAACTGATTAAACCACCTGTTTCCATCTTCTGAgcagattgtgtttttttttttttttttttttttttgtagtcatttaaaataaaaagatcatTATCTTACTTAGAAACTATGGGGTATATAAACTTTTGCATCAGGGTCTAGAATTCAGGTGCTTTGAAAGAAATAtttgctctttttattttttaatatttaaacaatgcACTAAATGCATTAAGATATCAGGATAATtttctgtacagtatttacagacaGTATTTTCGTACAGAATTAGCTTCACAATTCACCGCCATCACTTCTTTAACAATGACATTGTGCAAGGCTCCTAATTCATATTATCTGATATTCCTGGTGTTTTGTCTCCTTATATTATCTAACTTTCAACGTAAACAAACAGGTCTTTTGTGTTTGGGACAAATTTAACATAATCAGTATCATTCTTAAAaaattagttatatatatatatttaaacacctTAGTACCTTCTCCACCTatgaaaatgattcatttgctGTGTGAATTAAATAATCTCAAGTCTACTGTTTACTTCTTTTCTAATCACATCTCCACTCATTCTACTCATTGCTCGCCAGATATACCAGCTGATATAAGGTATGTGAGATAGAAACTGAggcctatatacagtatatatagtgtgCTGGATGAAAGCTGTTAAGTCAGCGATAAACACTCACAGATAACCTTTAGCACGTCCTCACAACTGGAAAGTTTGTTCCGTTCGAGTTTTTTTAGCAACTGCAATCACTTCACAATCCTAACCCTTGGTTCAGCAGagcactttctttctctcctccgaACTGAACAGGGAGGTTAATTGTATGTCTACTGAAGACAATAGAACCTCGGGAAACCATTAAAGACCACTCAAATACCACTCAGTGTTTCTAAGAATTGCTTTGTATTTCATCCACAGGCCAATGCAACCCTGTAATGAGACTGCAAGGACGCTGGCAAAATTGAATCCTTTTCGTTGCTATGTATTATACAAATCCATTACATGGGTGTGAGCGATAAATTAAATGCATTAAGTGATCTTTAAGCCTCAGAGATTTTCATTACGATCATAAGAAATATCCTCAGGTTACATttcaaaaaatgtattataaagtCACTCATGGTTCAAGAACTTCACTCGGATGAGATGCCCTGTAGACACACTGTCATCTTTGTCCTATAATGATGGATGTCCTATCTTAACACCctgtatctactgtataacCACTGCAGAAAAGTCAGTTCGGAGAGCATGTAGGCTTTGATCTGCACCAGGAAACTTTAGATTTGATAGTGATCAAAAAATCGattgtcaaaaaaaattgtttagtCAGTGAGATTTGGTCAACTTAATAATGAGAGGTGTGACtaatttatatacattatattatatatatatattattcctatatgtcacttttttatttctgtctttcacCCTAGGCACCATAAACACCAGATTATCAAATCTTtgtagaaaacaaacacacacaaatatctgtatttttttccaataTGAACAGtaaaacttatttatttgcttgaCTTCATCATTTATTGTCTTAATGGAAACaaatcattctgtttttttttaatttaatacagtATTCTTTTGTATGTCTGTGATTATGACAAAGTGAACTCACAGACCACTCATTCAGTTATTTTAAtctaatgcttttttttcccctggtgGTAAAATCCGCTCACCTTGTGATGAAGAGTTACACTTTTATGCAAAAGAGTTTGTGCTAATTAAGTATGAGTATACGTGTTTAATTACAACGGAGAAAACTTTTCACACTACTCACATCCATAGAAACATTAAGCACCGGCAGTGAAAAATGGAGAGAGAAGTGGTGGTACCATACGGTGGCAAAACGTGCAAGTGTACATGTATACTGTAATAGAAATGAGCAGATAAACTTATCCAGTTCAGCTGAAGGCTTGATTTCCATTTGTCATTTCAGTCAAAAGCACAGTCTGTAAACATTataacaaacagcaaacaaactaCCTTCAGATTTCCTCTGCAAAAGCTTTGCAGTCTCAGCAAGTGGTTCTGACATCCCCATTAGCCAGAATGGTTAATTTATAGAGATTCCACCTTGAGGGCAAAATCTTTTTGACTGCGTTTCACTCTGTATGACATTGTAGTCAAACTGCCTCTTTCCTGCGTCACTACACACTGCATCACTATCTTGTCTTTCCTCCCAGAGCACGCTCTGCATCTCAGGGGGCTGATATCCTGGCTCAAGGGGGTTCAGCGGGTCCTTGGAGAGAAGGATACTGATAGATGGCACAGTCCTGTGGACGGTCATTTTGGCACCGCCTCCTTCCTGACTCTCCCACAGCTCCCGAATACCTTTATAGCGCAGTTTAGTCAGCTGGTGGAGTCCACCCACTTTTCTCTTCATTATCTCTACACAAGTGATGGTTTTGGTGACAGCCCGACCCGACCCAGTGAACACCACCTGTCTCAGTCCGACCTGTTCGCTGTTTCCTTCCTTGCACTGCATCCGTGCCATAGCAAAGCCCATCAGGTTGCGGATCTTGCTGCCTTCTTTAACACGCATCTCCAAAACGCCTGGGAGCAGCCCAGGAAATGGGCATGGGCTATCCTCCTCTGTCCGAAACACCCTCTTAAAGCCAGCTGCAAGACCTTGATTCAGAACTGGACTGTGAGAGGTCAGGACAGGAGGTGCTGTGGTGTGATGAGTGGCAGTTGTCTCACCCAGGAAGGGTACATGATCATCTTTCACAATGTTCAGATCCATAAGCGCACTTATGTATCCTCAGGAGCTTTAACCAGACAAGCTGAGTCTCTGAAACAATTCCAGCTATAAACTCTTCGAGCATGCTGCAATTATTCCCACATttcggatttttttttcagttacaCACAATCCAACCAGCACGCTGATGTTTCGATTGGTAAAACAATTTCTCTCTCCTAGTTTTACTTAATCTAGTTTTACATAATTTATCATAagcattttttgtttatgttcaaaaacattaaaatgtcacCTAATCAATTAGCTGCCCAATAAAGACTATCTAAAACTGCTTGTCAATTAGTTCTGACAAACAATGACAAATTAAACAGCAAATTCATGCAGAAATTATTTCCAAAATCTTAATGTAATGCTG
The DNA window shown above is from Tachysurus fulvidraco isolate hzauxx_2018 chromosome 13, HZAU_PFXX_2.0, whole genome shotgun sequence and carries:
- the LOC113650804 gene encoding ribonuclease P protein subunit p25-like protein; this translates as MDLNIVKDDHVPFLGETTATHHTTAPPVLTSHSPVLNQGLAAGFKRVFRTEEDSPCPFPGLLPGVLEMRVKEGSKIRNLMGFAMARMQCKEGNSEQVGLRQVVFTGSGRAVTKTITCVEIMKRKVGGLHQLTKLRYKGIRELWESQEGGGAKMTVHRTVPSISILLSKDPLNPLEPGYQPPEMQSVLWEERQDSDAVCSDAGKRQFDYNVIQSETQSKRFCPQGGISIN